A single genomic interval of Microbacterium oleivorans harbors:
- a CDS encoding alkaline phosphatase family protein: MAGSGRNDAAGDETDAAWASRKPSRRDFLRRAGLGAAGIAVGGSAGAALTAAVTAHPPEFAPLAARHLPGFDHVVVLMFENRSFDNLLGHLYTADEKTAADFDGILQGDYANTAPDGTAIPAHVYEGATDHVMQQPQPDPGETYPHVNTQLFGTIDPPGNADIDRNGLQPPYNAAAPGATPGNDGFVRDYVVNYRAAKKREPTADEYATAMGGFSPEMLPVVSTLAREFAVYDRWFAGVPSQTFCNRSFFHASTSHGFVVNHTGDDYDKWIDAPPAPTIFNRLEDAGLTWRVYYDATQLVSLTGMLHAPVLEKYWKTNFRVMEQFFEDAANGTLPDYAFIEPRMVFNHNDMHPPWGATRDGELELPDGSRIRIANSADSDVRAGDKLAQDVYDAIRTSASGPGSNAMNTALVITFDEHGGTFDHVAPPAAAPPDASGPGEMGFAFDRLGLRVPAIVVSAYTAAGTVVHDEMHHGSITNTLCRLHGLRPLTVRDETANPIFNAVNLTTPRQPYTWPQPQSLYAPANPEKGAHKATDERHHKRPLTPPARGLLGLLAARFDPGSTLPATYGEAYDALVEHGTGLFGAYDTP, encoded by the coding sequence ATGGCCGGGTCGGGTCGCAACGACGCCGCGGGCGATGAGACGGATGCCGCGTGGGCGAGCCGCAAGCCCTCACGACGTGACTTCCTGCGTCGCGCCGGCCTCGGCGCCGCGGGCATCGCGGTCGGCGGATCTGCCGGCGCCGCCCTCACCGCGGCGGTCACGGCCCATCCCCCGGAGTTCGCCCCGCTCGCCGCACGCCATCTGCCGGGCTTCGATCACGTCGTGGTGCTGATGTTCGAGAACCGCAGCTTCGACAATCTGCTCGGTCACCTGTACACGGCCGACGAGAAGACCGCCGCCGACTTCGACGGCATCCTGCAGGGTGACTACGCCAACACCGCCCCCGACGGCACGGCCATCCCCGCGCACGTCTACGAGGGCGCCACCGACCACGTCATGCAGCAGCCGCAGCCCGATCCCGGCGAGACGTATCCGCACGTGAACACGCAGCTGTTCGGGACCATCGATCCCCCCGGCAACGCCGACATCGACCGCAACGGCCTGCAGCCGCCCTACAACGCCGCGGCCCCGGGCGCCACGCCCGGGAACGACGGCTTCGTGCGCGACTACGTCGTGAACTACCGCGCCGCGAAGAAGCGCGAGCCCACCGCCGACGAGTACGCGACGGCGATGGGCGGCTTCTCGCCCGAGATGCTCCCCGTCGTCTCCACCCTGGCGCGCGAGTTCGCCGTCTACGACCGGTGGTTCGCGGGCGTGCCGTCGCAGACGTTCTGCAACCGCAGCTTCTTCCACGCCTCGACCTCGCACGGGTTCGTCGTCAACCACACCGGCGACGACTACGACAAGTGGATCGATGCACCGCCGGCCCCGACGATCTTCAACCGCCTCGAGGACGCCGGCCTGACGTGGCGCGTGTACTACGACGCAACCCAGCTCGTCTCGCTCACCGGCATGCTGCACGCTCCCGTTCTCGAGAAGTACTGGAAGACGAACTTCCGCGTCATGGAGCAGTTCTTCGAGGATGCCGCGAACGGCACCCTGCCCGACTACGCGTTCATCGAGCCGCGCATGGTCTTCAACCACAACGACATGCATCCGCCGTGGGGAGCGACGCGCGACGGCGAGCTCGAGCTGCCAGACGGCAGCCGCATCCGCATCGCCAACAGCGCCGACAGCGACGTCCGCGCCGGCGACAAGCTCGCGCAGGACGTCTACGACGCGATCCGCACGAGTGCGTCGGGCCCCGGTTCGAACGCCATGAACACCGCGCTCGTCATCACCTTCGATGAGCACGGCGGCACCTTCGACCACGTCGCCCCGCCGGCCGCGGCCCCGCCCGACGCGAGCGGGCCCGGCGAGATGGGCTTCGCCTTCGACCGCCTCGGGCTGCGCGTGCCGGCGATCGTGGTGAGCGCCTACACGGCGGCGGGCACCGTCGTGCACGATGAGATGCACCACGGCTCCATCACCAACACGCTGTGCCGCCTGCACGGGCTGCGGCCGCTCACGGTGCGCGACGAGACGGCGAACCCGATCTTCAACGCGGTGAACCTCACGACGCCGCGGCAGCCCTACACCTGGCCGCAGCCGCAGTCGCTCTACGCTCCGGCGAATCCCGAGAAGGGCGCGCACAAGGCGACCGACGAGCGCCACCACAAGCGACCGCTCACCCCGCCGGCGCGCGGACTGCTCGGACTCCTGGCTGCTCGTTTCGACCCGGGCAGCACGCTGCCCGCGACGTACGGCGAGGCCTACGACGCCCTCGTCGAGCACGGCACCGGCCTGTTCGGCGCCTACGACACCCCCTGA